A stretch of Henckelia pumila isolate YLH828 chromosome 4, ASM3356847v2, whole genome shotgun sequence DNA encodes these proteins:
- the LOC140865999 gene encoding amino acid transporter AVT1I-like, protein MNPKEQDNNSPTIPLLASYDDVEKGNGVLKCTGTSFFETTFNGLNSISGVGILSIPYALSNGGWLSLILLFIVASATFYTGLLIKRCMDFDPNIRTYPDVGDKAFGTRGRMVVSIFMHLELYLVATGFLIIAVDNLHNLLAELELDFYGISIGGRRSLVIIVALVMMPTVWIKNMRTLSYVSATGVLASVVILGSVLWVGTFDDVGFHNKGTLLNWTGLPTAFSLYTFCYCAHPVFPTLYTSMRNQRQFSWVLLLCFLFCSVTYASMAILGYLMFGSEVESQITLNLPTNNVSSKVAIYTALVTPLAKYSLMLRPIIDGIEDLIQSHSGKKSYGKFVRTILVISSAVVALTLPFFGYLMSLVGAFLSVTASILIPCFCYLKISGAHRKLGVEVTIIGFIVLMGLVILVTGTYTSLLQIIQNL, encoded by the exons ATGAATCCAAAGGAACAAGATAACAACTCTCCCACCATTCCTCTCTTAGCTTCCTACGATGATGTCGAGAAAGGGAATGGAGTTCTCAAATGCACCGGTACTTCGTTTTTCGAAACAACTTTCAATGGATTAAATTCCATATCAG GCGTCGGGATTTTGTCGATTCCATATGCATTGTCGAATGGCGGGTGGCTAAGCTTGATCCTTCTATTCATAGTTGCAAGTGCAACCTTCTACACAGGCTTGTTGATCAAAAGATGCATGGATTTTGACCCCAACATACGAACCTATCCCGATGTAGGAGACAAGGCTTTTGGCACCAGAGGACGAATGGTTGTCTCCATTTTCATGCATCTTGAACTGTACTTGGTTGCCACAGGTTTCCTGATAATTGCTGTGGATAATCTGCACAACTTGTTAGCGGAGTTGGAACTTGATTTTTATGGCATCAGCATTGGAGGAAGACGAAGTTTGGTCATTATTGTGGCATTGGTTATGATGCCCACTGTTTGGATAAAAAATATGAGAACACTTTCATATGTATCCGCCACTGGAGTTCTGGCTTCTGTTGTGATTCTTGGATCGGTTCTATGGGTCGGTACATTCGACGACGTTGGGTTTCACAATAAGGGAACGCTTCTTAATTGGACTGGACTCCCTACAGCGTTCAGTTTGTACACTTTCTGCTATTGTGCTCATCCTGTATTCCCTACATTGTACACTTCTATGAGAAACCAACGACAATTCTCCTGG GTTCTGCTTCTATGCTTTCTCTTTTGTTCTGTTACTTATGCATCCATGGCAATCTTGGGATACCTTATGTTTGGTTCAGAGGTGGAATCCCAGATAACGCTGAACCTCCCGACGAATAATGTTAGCTCCAAAGTGGCTATCTACACTGCTCTTGTCACTCCGTTAGCGAAATACTCACTGATGCTAAGGCCAATAATTGATGGAATCGAAGATCTGATTCAATCACATAGTGGCAAGAAATCTTACGGTAAATTTGTGAGGACAATCTTGGTGATCAGCAGTGCTGTTGTGGCCTTAACACTACCGTTTTTCGGGTATCTAATGTCACTCGTTGGGGCGTTTCTGAGTGTCACAGCTTCGATCTTAATTCCATGCTTTTGCTACTTGAAGATTTCAGGTGCTCATAGAAAGCTTGGTGTTGAAGTGACGATTATCGGATTCATAGTGTTGATGGGACTTGTTATCCTTGTTACCGGTACCTACACGTCTTTGCTACAAATAATCCAAAACCTGTAG